The Sphingomonas sp. G-3-2-10 DNA window GTCGTTCGCGCGACAAAGATGTTACGCTTGTCCGTATCGTCGCGCTGACGGCGCAGATAGCCGAGCGCGCCGAGCCGGTTCAAGGCTCGCGTCACGACCGGCTTAGAGACATTGAGCGCCCGCGCCAAGCCGCGCACGGTATGCGGGCCCGGATCGAGGTAAACGAGCAACAGTAGGGCCATCTGGCGATTGGTGAGGTCCGGCTCTCCCGATCGAACATAGTCGATCAACGTGTTCTTCCAGGAGGCAAGCGATCTGTCTGACATGGCGTTCACGGTCTTTACTCTATCCGTTACGGCCCCGGCACAGGCCGGAGTTATCCGCCACTAAACGCGCGTGGGGCCCGCAAGTTTCAGTCCGCGGGCGAAATGTTACGGATACGGGACGAGTCGTTTCGGATGCGGCATGTCGATCGGCTGGGGCGGCGGGCCGCTTCGGGCGCAGCGTCGACGCAAGATGGTTGAACCCGCACCGCGCCTCCACTATGTCGCGCCTTTCCGCAAAAGGTCCGCGCTTCCCGATGTTCACTTTCCTGCTCGTCATTCAGTTCGTCGTCGCCGCCATGCTGGTGACGGTGATCCTCATGCAAAAGTCGGAAGGCGGCGGCCTGACCACGGGCGGCAGCCCGTCGGGCCTGATGTCGGCGCGCGGCGCTGCGGATTTCCTGACGCGCGCGACGTCGATCCTGGCGACGGCGTTCATCGTGCTGTGCATCGCGCTGGCGGTAATGGCGGCCAGCCGCCGCTCGGTTTCGGTCGATGCGTCGCTTCAGAAGACTCCGGCAGCCTCGGTGCCCGCCACTGGCACGGCGCCCGCAACCGGCAATAGCGCGGCTCCGGCCCCGCAGGGCGCGGCGCCCGCCAATTCGACCACCCCGGCAGGCAACACCAGCCGGCCCTTCGGTCAGTAAGGTGAACCCCGCGGAAACGCGGGGTTTTCTCTTCAGCCGCTCCGCCGCCGCGCGGAGCTTTCCACAAAAAAAGTGCGCTGCCCCGGATTCGGGTGCTTTCGGCGCGCGTCCATTCACGCTAGGCATTTTCCCCCATGGCGCGGTATATTTTCATCACCGGCGGCGTGGTCTCCTCGCTCGGTAAAGGTCTCATGGCGGCGAGTCTCGCTGCCCTCCTCCAGGCGCGGGGCTATTCGGTCCGCATCCGCAAGTTCGATCCCTATCTGAACGTCGATCCGGGCACGATGTCGCCCTATCAGCATGGCGAAGTCTATGTGACCGACGACGGGGCGGAAACCGATCTCGACCTCGGCCATTACGAGCGCTTCACCGGCGTCGCGTCGCGCCAGTCGGACAACGTCACCTCGGGCCGGATCTACCAGCAGATCATCACGCGTGAGCGCAAGGGCGATTATCTGGGCGCCACCGTGCAAGTGATCCCGCACGTGACCGACGCGATCAAGGAATTCGCCCAGGCAGACACCGACGGCCTCGATTTCGTGCTGTGCGAGATCGGCGGCACTGTGGGCGACATCGAGTCGCTGCCGTTCATCGAAGCGATTCGCCAGCTTCGCAACGATCTGGGCCGCGGCAACTCGGTCAGCGTCCATCTGACGCTGGTGCCGTACATCGCCGCTGCGGGCGAACTGAAGACCAAGCCGACCCAGCACAGCGTGCGCGAACTCGCCGCGCTGGGCGTTCAGCCCGACGTGCTGGTCTGCCGCAGCGAACAGCCCCTGCCGGAAGGCGAGCGCGCCAAGATCGCGCTGTTCTGCAACGTCCGCAAGGAAGCGGTCATTCCGGCGCTCGACGCGAGGAGCATCTATGCGGTGCCCGCGCAGTATCACGCGCAGGGCCTCGACAGCGAAGTGCTGCGTGCCTTCGGGATCGATCCGGGCGCTGCGCCGTCGCTGGCGCGCTGGGAAGACATTACGGAGCGCCTCGACAATCCCGAGGGCGAAGTCACGATCGGCGTGGTCGGCAAATATGTCGGCCTGCCGGATGCGTACAAGTCGCTCCACGAAGCGCTGGTTCATGGCGGCATCGCCAATCGCGTGAAGGTCAATGTCCGCTGGCTCGACGCCGAGCTGTTCGAGGGCGATGCCGACGAGATCGCCGCGCAGCTCGAGCCGATGCACGCGATCCTCGTCCCCGGCGGGTTCGGCGAACGCGGCAGCGAAGGCAAGATCGCCAGCGTCCGCTTCGCGCGCGAGCGTGGGGTGCCGTTCTTCGGCATCTGTCTCGGGATGCAGATGGCATGCGTCGAAGGCGCGCGGGCACAGGGCCTCGCCAATGCATCGACCACCGAGTTCGGCGAGACCGATACCCCGATCGTCGGCCTCATTACTGAATGGCTGGGCAAGGACGGCCTTCAGAAGCGCGAGCAGGGCGGCGATCTGGGCGGTACGATGCGCCTTGGCGCCTATCCGGCGAAGCTGGCGGGCAACAGCGTGGTCAATTCGATCTATCAGGCGACCGACATCAGCGAGCGCCATCGCCACCGCTACGAAGTGAATACGCACTACAAGGACGCGCTGGAGGCCGGCGGTCTCGTCTTCTCGGGCATGTCGCCCGACGGTACGTTGCCCGAAATCGTCGAGCGGCCGGATCACCCCTGGTTCGTCGGCGTCCAGTTCCATCCGGAGCTGAAGTCGAAGCCGTTCGATCCGCACCCGCTGTTCCGCAGCTTCATCGAAGCAGCGGTGCGCCAGAGCCGATTGGTCTGATGAGGGAGCCCCGGTCAGCGGCCGGGGCGATCGCTGCGGGCCGGGCGATCAGTCGCCCGCGTTCAGCCGCGCGGCCTCGGCCTCATATTCCTCGGCCATATTCGTAAGCGAATCGCGGGTCCGCGGATCCAGCACGCTGCTGCACAGCCGGCGGCAGCGCGCCGCCTGCGCGCGCAGCGTTTCCGCGCGCGTTTCGCGGTCACTTTCCTCAGGGTCGGAAAAGCTGATCGGCGCGACGTGCGCCGGGTTCGAACTGTCTAGATTGTCGTCCATTACGCCCAAACAAAAACCCCGTTCCCGCGCACGAAACGTCGAATCCGTACAAAGGTTCCGAACCGCGCCAAAAAAGTGACACGAGTCTGCGAGATGCTATCTGCGGAAGCGTGAAGGGGACGGCGTAATGGATCGGCGCGGATTTATCGGAGTGTCCGCGGCTGCCGTCATGGCCGCGCAACCAGCCTTCGCCGCGGAGGAAGATGCGCTGGCCAAGGCAATCGCCGACCGGGCGGCT harbors:
- a CDS encoding MarR family transcriptional regulator; its protein translation is MSDRSLASWKNTLIDYVRSGEPDLTNRQMALLLLVYLDPGPHTVRGLARALNVSKPVVTRALNRLGALGYLRRQRDDTDKRNIFVARTTEGADFLAEFGHFLSGGNISEPVAQRANA
- the secG gene encoding preprotein translocase subunit SecG, whose translation is MFTFLLVIQFVVAAMLVTVILMQKSEGGGLTTGGSPSGLMSARGAADFLTRATSILATAFIVLCIALAVMAASRRSVSVDASLQKTPAASVPATGTAPATGNSAAPAPQGAAPANSTTPAGNTSRPFGQ
- a CDS encoding CTP synthase, whose product is MARYIFITGGVVSSLGKGLMAASLAALLQARGYSVRIRKFDPYLNVDPGTMSPYQHGEVYVTDDGAETDLDLGHYERFTGVASRQSDNVTSGRIYQQIITRERKGDYLGATVQVIPHVTDAIKEFAQADTDGLDFVLCEIGGTVGDIESLPFIEAIRQLRNDLGRGNSVSVHLTLVPYIAAAGELKTKPTQHSVRELAALGVQPDVLVCRSEQPLPEGERAKIALFCNVRKEAVIPALDARSIYAVPAQYHAQGLDSEVLRAFGIDPGAAPSLARWEDITERLDNPEGEVTIGVVGKYVGLPDAYKSLHEALVHGGIANRVKVNVRWLDAELFEGDADEIAAQLEPMHAILVPGGFGERGSEGKIASVRFARERGVPFFGICLGMQMACVEGARAQGLANASTTEFGETDTPIVGLITEWLGKDGLQKREQGGDLGGTMRLGAYPAKLAGNSVVNSIYQATDISERHRHRYEVNTHYKDALEAGGLVFSGMSPDGTLPEIVERPDHPWFVGVQFHPELKSKPFDPHPLFRSFIEAAVRQSRLV